A single window of Xylocopilactobacillus apicola DNA harbors:
- a CDS encoding proline--tRNA ligase: MKQSLVFIPTTKEVPSDTEAVSHQLLLRGGFIRQEMGGVFMYLPLAYRVLQKIQTIMEEEMENISCPETLMPVILPASLWKRSGRYKNYGPELFKLQDRSERELILGPTHEESYIDVVKSTWNSYKDFPKTLYQIQTKFRDELRPRFGLLRNKEFIMLDGYSFGGSQADLDYSYEQFNQAFRRIFDRSGLDYISVVADNGAMGGQESTEFQAVADIGEDDVAYVGEERSGANMEVAQGIPTFQVNEVFEEPGELTKVATPNAKTVVEVGEFFKTDLAKIVKSILYYADDKPVLVVAPGDHEINEMKLSNGLAAKELRLATHEEVQNLLGVQIGSIGPIGISEQVKVVMDPSVTHLHNFYVGANEDGYHYQNVNYDRDFTVDEQFDLININEGDLEPKTKQPYHIEQSIEIGHIFKLGTFYSEGLGATFLDQDGKEQPIIMGSYGIGVSRLIAAIVEQNNDENGIIWPKTVTPYDVHVIEINNQDETIVKTAEKLEEEITNSGHSVLLDDRDARAGVKFAESDLFGFPLRVVVGKKAQEGIVEIKERRTGEVHEIELSQVVKFIRDFYNK, encoded by the coding sequence ATGAAACAAAGTTTGGTTTTTATCCCAACAACTAAAGAAGTTCCTAGTGATACTGAGGCAGTCAGTCATCAATTACTCCTACGTGGAGGGTTTATACGCCAGGAAATGGGTGGAGTATTTATGTATCTGCCACTCGCGTATCGAGTTCTCCAGAAGATCCAAACTATCATGGAAGAAGAGATGGAGAATATTTCTTGTCCTGAAACGCTGATGCCCGTGATTTTACCAGCGTCGCTTTGGAAGAGATCTGGCCGCTACAAAAATTACGGACCTGAGCTTTTTAAATTACAGGATCGATCTGAGCGAGAATTAATCTTAGGCCCGACTCACGAAGAGTCGTACATTGATGTTGTCAAAAGCACTTGGAATTCTTATAAAGATTTTCCAAAAACCCTTTACCAAATTCAGACAAAGTTTCGTGACGAGCTAAGACCACGTTTTGGTTTATTGCGCAATAAAGAGTTCATCATGTTAGATGGGTATTCATTTGGCGGAAGTCAGGCCGACCTGGATTACTCGTATGAGCAGTTTAATCAAGCTTTTCGTCGGATTTTTGATCGTTCTGGCTTGGACTATATTAGTGTTGTTGCAGATAACGGAGCGATGGGTGGACAAGAGTCGACAGAATTTCAAGCAGTTGCGGATATTGGTGAAGATGATGTGGCATACGTTGGTGAAGAGCGCAGCGGTGCTAATATGGAAGTTGCGCAAGGAATCCCAACTTTTCAAGTAAATGAGGTTTTTGAAGAACCGGGCGAGTTGACAAAAGTAGCTACCCCAAATGCAAAAACAGTTGTTGAAGTTGGTGAGTTTTTTAAGACCGACTTAGCGAAAATCGTTAAAAGTATTTTATATTATGCTGATGATAAACCGGTATTGGTTGTTGCACCAGGAGACCACGAAATTAACGAGATGAAACTATCGAATGGTTTGGCAGCAAAAGAACTTCGGTTAGCAACTCATGAAGAAGTGCAAAATTTATTAGGCGTTCAGATTGGTAGTATCGGGCCAATAGGAATTAGCGAACAAGTAAAAGTAGTAATGGATCCCAGTGTCACTCATCTTCATAATTTCTATGTTGGAGCCAATGAGGACGGATATCATTACCAAAACGTTAATTATGATCGTGATTTCACAGTTGATGAACAATTTGATTTAATCAATATCAATGAAGGTGACTTAGAGCCAAAAACCAAGCAACCATATCATATTGAGCAAAGTATTGAAATTGGTCATATCTTTAAGCTAGGGACTTTTTACTCCGAAGGCTTGGGTGCAACTTTTCTTGATCAAGATGGCAAAGAGCAGCCAATTATTATGGGTAGCTACGGCATTGGAGTTAGCCGTCTGATAGCAGCAATTGTTGAACAAAACAATGATGAAAATGGAATTATCTGGCCAAAGACAGTTACACCTTATGATGTTCATGTTATTGAAATTAACAATCAAGATGAAACAATAGTTAAAACCGCAGAGAAACTAGAGGAAGAAATTACAAATTCTGGTCATTCAGTACTTTTAGATGATCGTGACGCGCGAGCAGGAGTCAAGTTTGCTGAATCTGATTTGTTTGGTTTCCCGCTAAGAGTTGTTGTTGGCAAAAAAGCCCAAGAAGGTATTGTTGAAATTAAAGAAAGACGAACTGGAGAAGTACATGAAATTGAATTGTCACAGGTCGTTAAATTTATTCGTGATTTTTACAATAAATAG
- a CDS encoding PolC-type DNA polymerase III — MSDKKLIKLADLFAKLTLEPEFSEELNLDQLWLERLLIHRISNSWDFFVVGENFLPVSAYLELNNILKNLAQSKTIDLHLNYKNDLPEDSWYQDYYPTMVGNLSHYQNILLNQNAIFAENKLQIIFNQEFIYKMMNKEVEAEIAGIYQKFGFPAPNVEFVIDQNSEEEKSKEFLAKKKQENDLAFQSLQKQLAAAPPASTPVRKRSSKDDKNITGKVVPINEIEGPTSTIVLEGQIFKSDQRAIKNKNYILTFEIYDGTDSILLKKFAGENELADYKDLKPGVWVKAKGKIQNDQFTENLTMNLYNIQQIPSPPARRDNYEGQKRVELHLHSNMSQMDAITPVGNFAKRVADFGQKGFALTDHANLQAYPETYYSTQKTGIKAIYGVEANLVDDYTHIIYNSTHEAPEEVTFVVFDIETTGLSVEFNEIIEIGAVKFAGGKKVGEFQEFINIGKPLSEFTKELTSITDENIRSGKSNSEVMTNFHEFIDGAVLVGHNVRFDWDFIDKNFERLNLSKVQRPVIDTMGLGRFLYPELANVRLETLAKKVGISLTHHHRAIDDAEGTYEIFFKMLAEFQKTHELKELSDLDQHLDLTSTYRQVRPTHVILLAQTQKGLKNLFKIVSDAHTKYYYRVPRVPRSILNEYREGILVGSACDQGEVFDSASLKDDEDTLRVAKFYDYLEIQPLGNYEHLIRNQRLTAEQLQEVIQKIIRIGAKLQIPVVATGDVHYLDPSDFKFREVLLASQSMTAKRSRNLPELYLRTTQEMLDEFAFLGEETAKQVVITASNEIFDRIEDVVPLKDKLYTPNIEGVDQNLRDAAYDRMHELYGDNPPEVVENRLKTELDSVIGNGFAVIYYISRELVKKSNKDGYLVGSRGSVGSSFAATMLGITEVNPLPPHYRCPDCHYSEFFLHGEYASGYDLPDQKCPECGAELAKDGQDIPFATFLGFNGEKVPDIDLNFSGDYQPVAHNYIKVLFGEDHAYRAGTIGTVAEKTAYGYVKAFERERNISLKQTEIDRLASGITGVKRTTGQHPAGILIVPQEMDIYDFTPIQYPADKVDSAWETTHFEFSSIHDNILKVDCLGHDDPTVIRMLQDLSGIDPVTIPTDDPEVLSLFSSPKALGVTAEEIGSKTGTLGIPEFGTGFVRGMLEETHPHNFSELLQISGLSHGTDVWRGNAEELITKKNVTIDKVIGCRDNIMMDLIHWEVEPSTAFRVMEDVRKGRGVKPDDEEVLKKNPKVPSWYLDSCKKIKYMFPKAHAAAYVLMALRIAYFKVYFPILYYDVFFSIRTNDYDISLMSTGQAAIKGRLDELNEKIQSGEATMIDKSSRTSLEVANESLCRGIKYKMVDLNQSDAFQFKIIDDQTLLAPFISIPGLGANVAKQVVLARSEHPFTSKKDLLQRGKISRTVLDYLDENKVTADLPEDDQLTLF, encoded by the coding sequence TTGTCTGATAAAAAATTGATTAAGTTAGCTGATCTTTTTGCTAAACTGACTTTAGAGCCCGAATTTTCAGAGGAGCTTAATTTAGATCAGCTTTGGTTGGAAAGATTATTAATCCATCGCATCTCAAATTCTTGGGATTTTTTTGTTGTAGGAGAGAATTTTCTACCAGTTTCTGCTTATTTGGAGCTAAATAATATTTTAAAAAATTTAGCTCAGAGTAAAACTATTGATCTACATCTCAATTATAAAAATGATCTACCTGAAGACTCATGGTATCAAGACTACTACCCAACAATGGTTGGAAATCTTTCACATTATCAGAATATTTTGCTTAATCAAAATGCTATTTTTGCTGAAAACAAATTACAAATCATTTTTAATCAAGAATTTATTTATAAGATGATGAATAAAGAAGTGGAGGCAGAAATTGCGGGAATTTACCAAAAATTTGGTTTTCCTGCGCCTAACGTTGAATTTGTGATTGATCAAAATTCTGAGGAAGAAAAATCAAAAGAATTCCTGGCAAAGAAAAAGCAAGAAAACGATCTTGCGTTTCAGTCGCTTCAAAAGCAATTAGCAGCAGCGCCTCCAGCTAGCACTCCAGTCAGAAAGAGAAGCAGCAAGGACGACAAAAATATCACTGGAAAAGTTGTCCCAATTAATGAAATTGAAGGACCGACTTCGACAATTGTGCTCGAAGGACAAATTTTTAAATCTGATCAGCGAGCAATTAAGAATAAAAATTACATTTTAACTTTTGAGATTTACGACGGCACTGATTCAATTTTATTGAAAAAGTTTGCTGGTGAAAATGAGTTAGCTGATTATAAAGACTTGAAACCAGGAGTTTGGGTTAAAGCCAAGGGGAAAATTCAAAACGATCAGTTCACTGAAAATTTAACGATGAATTTATATAATATTCAACAAATCCCCTCACCACCAGCTCGTCGAGATAATTACGAAGGTCAAAAACGAGTCGAACTTCATTTGCATTCGAATATGAGCCAAATGGATGCAATTACGCCCGTTGGTAATTTTGCTAAAAGAGTAGCTGATTTTGGGCAAAAAGGTTTTGCATTGACCGATCATGCAAATTTGCAGGCATATCCTGAAACATATTATTCTACTCAAAAAACCGGTATCAAGGCTATTTACGGCGTGGAAGCTAATTTAGTCGACGATTATACGCACATAATTTATAATTCAACACATGAAGCTCCTGAAGAAGTAACCTTTGTAGTTTTTGATATTGAAACTACAGGATTATCTGTTGAATTTAATGAGATTATCGAAATTGGGGCCGTGAAATTTGCAGGTGGAAAAAAAGTTGGAGAGTTTCAGGAATTTATTAACATCGGCAAACCTCTAAGTGAATTTACGAAGGAATTGACCAGTATAACTGACGAAAATATTCGTAGTGGTAAATCAAATTCGGAGGTGATGACCAATTTTCATGAATTCATTGACGGGGCAGTTCTGGTTGGTCACAATGTACGTTTTGATTGGGATTTTATTGATAAAAACTTCGAACGACTTAATTTAAGTAAAGTTCAGCGACCAGTAATCGATACGATGGGACTGGGGCGATTTTTGTATCCAGAATTAGCTAATGTCCGACTAGAAACTTTAGCGAAAAAAGTTGGGATTTCTTTAACTCACCATCACCGGGCGATTGATGACGCTGAAGGTACTTATGAAATTTTCTTTAAAATGTTGGCAGAATTTCAAAAGACGCACGAATTAAAAGAATTAAGTGATTTGGATCAGCATTTGGACTTAACTAGTACCTATCGTCAGGTTCGACCGACGCACGTAATTTTGCTTGCTCAAACCCAAAAGGGACTCAAGAATTTGTTTAAAATCGTCTCTGATGCCCATACAAAGTATTATTATCGGGTGCCAAGGGTTCCTCGTTCTATTTTGAACGAATATCGCGAAGGAATTTTAGTCGGTAGTGCCTGTGATCAGGGAGAAGTTTTTGATTCAGCCTCTTTAAAAGATGACGAAGATACCCTGAGAGTAGCTAAGTTTTATGATTATTTGGAAATTCAACCCCTTGGTAATTATGAACATTTGATTAGAAATCAACGGTTAACAGCAGAACAATTGCAAGAAGTGATTCAAAAGATTATCCGAATCGGGGCAAAATTACAAATTCCAGTTGTAGCAACGGGAGATGTTCATTATTTGGATCCGAGCGATTTTAAATTTCGAGAAGTTCTTCTTGCATCTCAGTCAATGACGGCAAAACGTAGTCGAAATTTACCTGAATTGTATCTCCGGACAACACAGGAAATGTTAGATGAATTTGCTTTTTTGGGTGAAGAGACCGCCAAGCAAGTGGTGATTACTGCCAGTAATGAAATTTTTGATCGAATTGAAGATGTTGTCCCTTTAAAGGATAAACTGTACACGCCAAATATTGAAGGTGTTGATCAGAATTTACGTGATGCAGCTTATGATCGCATGCATGAGTTGTATGGGGACAATCCGCCAGAAGTAGTTGAAAATCGCTTAAAAACCGAGTTAGATAGCGTAATCGGAAATGGATTTGCTGTTATATACTATATTTCGCGCGAACTAGTAAAAAAGAGTAATAAAGATGGGTACTTGGTTGGTTCCCGGGGGTCAGTTGGTTCAAGTTTTGCTGCAACGATGCTAGGGATTACGGAAGTTAATCCATTGCCACCACACTATCGCTGTCCAGATTGTCATTATTCTGAATTCTTTTTGCACGGAGAATATGCTTCAGGTTATGATTTGCCTGATCAAAAATGCCCTGAATGTGGTGCCGAATTGGCTAAAGATGGACAAGATATTCCATTTGCGACTTTTTTAGGTTTCAACGGAGAAAAAGTTCCCGATATTGATTTGAATTTCTCTGGCGATTACCAGCCAGTTGCTCACAATTACATTAAAGTTTTGTTTGGGGAAGATCATGCTTATCGTGCTGGAACGATTGGAACCGTTGCTGAAAAAACTGCTTATGGGTATGTTAAAGCCTTTGAGCGTGAACGAAATATTTCGTTAAAACAAACGGAAATTGATCGGCTCGCTAGTGGAATCACCGGGGTAAAGCGGACGACTGGCCAGCATCCGGCCGGCATTTTGATTGTTCCTCAAGAGATGGATATTTATGATTTTACTCCGATCCAATATCCGGCTGATAAAGTTGATTCAGCTTGGGAAACTACTCATTTTGAATTTAGTTCGATTCACGATAATATTTTAAAAGTTGATTGTCTTGGTCATGATGATCCGACCGTAATTAGAATGTTGCAGGACTTGTCTGGTATTGATCCGGTAACAATTCCAACTGATGACCCAGAGGTTTTATCCTTGTTTTCTTCACCTAAAGCACTGGGAGTTACGGCAGAAGAAATTGGTTCAAAAACGGGAACCCTTGGAATCCCTGAGTTTGGGACGGGTTTTGTTCGGGGAATGTTAGAAGAAACTCATCCGCATAATTTCTCTGAACTATTGCAAATTTCAGGCCTTTCTCATGGAACTGACGTTTGGCGTGGTAATGCTGAGGAGTTGATTACAAAGAAAAACGTCACGATCGATAAAGTAATTGGTTGTCGGGATAATATTATGATGGATTTAATTCACTGGGAAGTGGAACCAAGTACAGCATTCCGTGTGATGGAAGATGTTCGTAAAGGCCGTGGTGTTAAACCAGATGATGAAGAAGTATTAAAGAAAAATCCGAAGGTTCCTTCGTGGTATTTGGATTCTTGTAAAAAGATTAAGTATATGTTTCCGAAAGCTCATGCGGCAGCTTATGTCTTAATGGCTTTGCGAATTGCTTATTTTAAAGTTTATTTTCCGATTTTATATTATGATGTTTTCTTTTCAATTCGGACTAATGATTATGATATCAGTCTGATGAGCACAGGCCAAGCTGCAATAAAGGGGCGTTTGGATGAATTAAATGAAAAAATTCAAAGTGGCGAAGCCACAATGATTGATAAAAGCAGTCGAACTTCACTTGAAGTTGCTAACGAGTCTTTGTGCCGCGGGATCAAATATAAAATGGTCGATTTGAATCAATCGGATGCTTTTCAATTTAAAATAATTGATGATCAAACGCTTTTAGCTCCATTTATCTCTATTCCTGGCCTAGGAGCAAACGTTGCTAAACAGGTAGTTCTGGCTCGCAGTGAACATCCTTTTACTTCGAAAAAAGATTTGCTTCAAAGAGGAAAAATATCGCGGACAGTTCTAGATTACTTGGATGAAAACAAAGTTACGGCTGACTTACCAGAAGATGACCAGTTAACTCTGTTTTAA
- a CDS encoding rhomboid family intramembrane serine protease, which translates to MNIKSYLREYPVTFSLIAITVVMFLVEMMKGGSQQIEVLYHLGALTRSGVQTGQWWRLITPIFLHIGFQHILFNMLTLLVFGFYIEPFLGSWRFLSVYLLGGIYGNLVSFAFQSETTISAGASSSIFALFGIFVLMRRSLVNNSQYHYLSTQIVGLAVFNFVFDVIDNFAGGSIGLLAHLGGFIGGYFLSIILGSPQAANYPSWQRILAALFFVASSIGLYLFGMGRALV; encoded by the coding sequence GTGAATATTAAGTCTTATCTACGTGAATATCCGGTTACTTTTAGTTTAATCGCAATTACAGTCGTCATGTTCTTAGTTGAAATGATGAAAGGTGGAAGTCAACAAATTGAGGTTCTTTATCATTTGGGTGCTTTGACGCGTTCTGGTGTTCAAACAGGACAATGGTGGCGATTAATTACTCCCATTTTTTTACATATTGGATTTCAACACATCTTATTTAATATGTTGACCCTCTTGGTCTTTGGCTTTTATATTGAACCCTTTCTAGGGAGCTGGCGCTTTTTAAGCGTTTATCTCTTGGGAGGAATCTATGGCAATTTAGTTAGTTTTGCATTTCAAAGTGAAACAACGATTTCGGCAGGAGCGAGCTCATCGATTTTTGCACTTTTTGGCATTTTTGTTTTGATGCGGCGGTCTTTGGTTAATAATTCTCAGTATCATTATCTATCGACTCAAATTGTCGGACTCGCAGTTTTCAATTTTGTGTTTGATGTAATAGATAATTTTGCGGGAGGATCAATTGGACTCTTAGCTCATTTAGGTGGCTTTATTGGTGGATATTTCTTGTCAATTATTTTAGGGTCGCCACAAGCTGCTAACTATCCTAGTTGGCAAAGAATTTTGGCTGCATTATTTTTTGTAGCGTCGTCAATTGGGTTATATTTGTTCGGAATGGGGCGGGCCCTTGTTTGA
- a CDS encoding YqgQ family protein, giving the protein MFDLDEIKHFYNVLDLLKKFNIYIHLGNRLDDLKLAEVELNRLFRANLIDRDIYLRSMTIVKSEIRKEENNE; this is encoded by the coding sequence TTGTTTGATCTTGATGAAATAAAACACTTCTACAATGTTTTAGATCTATTAAAAAAATTTAATATTTACATTCATTTAGGAAATCGGCTTGATGATTTAAAATTAGCTGAAGTTGAACTAAATCGCTTATTTAGAGCTAATTTGATTGATCGGGATATCTATCTAAGGTCAATGACTATCGTTAAAAGCGAAATTAGGAAAGAGGAGAATAATGAGTAA
- a CDS encoding ROK family glucokinase, which translates to MSKLYLGIDLGGTTIKFGMVDEAGKVRKQWNIPTNIEDGGSHILPDMLDSIGNYLPKYASDQVMGIGLGTPGTVDQVHGTVNGAFNLNWTTEQPLKEKIESAFKIPFFVENDANVAALGERWVGAGENQNEVVFVTLGTGIGGGIIANGKLVHGIAGSGGEIGHIVVKPDGYPCTCGNRGCLETIASATGIARVGESFAGKYPESLLGEAAQKGKLNAKIVFDLAKSGDQAAIEAVDYVTYYLAWGLGQVADVLNPQYIVIGGGVSASGQFLIDHINKFFPNFVFDNIKKTTSLRLAELGNDAGILGAASLVRESLKEIEEGV; encoded by the coding sequence ATGAGTAAATTATATTTAGGAATTGATTTAGGTGGAACAACCATTAAATTTGGTATGGTTGATGAAGCAGGAAAAGTTCGCAAACAGTGGAATATTCCAACTAATATTGAAGATGGCGGGAGCCATATTTTGCCTGATATGCTAGATTCAATTGGCAATTATCTTCCAAAATACGCCAGTGATCAGGTGATGGGCATTGGTCTTGGCACACCAGGAACGGTTGATCAAGTTCATGGGACCGTTAATGGAGCGTTTAATTTAAACTGGACGACTGAACAACCGCTAAAAGAAAAAATTGAATCGGCTTTTAAGATTCCTTTTTTTGTTGAAAATGATGCTAATGTTGCGGCATTGGGCGAGCGCTGGGTCGGAGCAGGAGAAAATCAAAACGAAGTAGTATTTGTCACACTTGGGACCGGGATCGGCGGTGGAATCATCGCTAATGGTAAGTTAGTACATGGGATTGCTGGTTCTGGTGGTGAGATCGGACATATTGTAGTGAAACCAGACGGTTATCCATGTACTTGTGGCAATCGAGGTTGCTTGGAAACCATCGCTTCAGCAACGGGAATCGCGCGAGTTGGAGAAAGTTTTGCTGGTAAGTATCCTGAATCATTGCTTGGTGAAGCTGCACAAAAAGGTAAATTAAATGCCAAAATTGTATTTGATCTAGCCAAATCGGGTGATCAAGCAGCAATTGAAGCCGTTGATTATGTTACATATTATTTGGCTTGGGGTTTAGGACAAGTAGCTGATGTTTTAAATCCTCAGTACATTGTGATCGGCGGCGGGGTCTCTGCCAGCGGACAGTTTTTAATTGATCACATCAATAAATTTTTCCCTAATTTTGTTTTTGATAATATCAAAAAAACTACTTCTTTGCGTTTAGCCGAGCTCGGTAATGATGCAGGTATTTTAGGCGCAGCTTCGCTTGTTAGGGAAAGTTTAAAGGAAATTGAGGAGGGAGTATGA
- a CDS encoding rhodanese-like domain-containing protein: MMSFAATTPTWLWIVDGVLLAILLWIFGNWFYYYVKGRIIKGGLKPQEFEKKVHNGQIIDLRSKGDFDTAHIMGARNIPYSYFKQYQESIRKDLPVLLYERTDQIPIRVAGKLKKNGYQEVYWLKGGFMKWEGNTKKKASL; encoded by the coding sequence ATGATGTCTTTTGCTGCGACGACACCAACTTGGTTGTGGATAGTTGATGGAGTATTGCTTGCTATTTTGTTATGGATTTTTGGCAATTGGTTTTATTACTATGTTAAAGGAAGGATCATCAAAGGTGGATTAAAGCCTCAAGAATTCGAGAAAAAAGTTCACAATGGACAGATTATTGACTTGCGAAGTAAAGGAGATTTTGATACTGCCCATATCATGGGAGCTAGAAACATTCCTTATTCATACTTTAAGCAGTATCAAGAATCAATTAGGAAAGATTTACCAGTACTACTATATGAACGGACTGATCAAATTCCGATTCGAGTTGCCGGAAAACTTAAAAAGAATGGCTACCAAGAAGTTTATTGGCTGAAAGGTGGTTTTATGAAATGGGAAGGCAATACCAAAAAGAAGGCATCACTTTAA
- the ald gene encoding alanine dehydrogenase: MLIGIPKEIKVEEHRVGMTPSGVHDLVNANHQVIVEKDAGFYSGYLDKEYIQAGATIGTAEDAWDTEMVIKVKEPLASEYHYFKAGQIIYTYLHLAANRELVDSLIKSQVTGVAYETMEDRHGHLPLLFPMSEIAGRMAVQVGSHFLEQTFKGKGIILSGVTGVQRGNVVIIGAGTVGFNAAKIAVGMGANVTILDINADRLAEVDNLFDGKIQTLMSNPHNIAQAVKSADLVIGAVLIPGAVAPKLVTEEMIANMEKGSVVVDIPIDQGGIFETSVRATTHDDPVFISHGVIHYAVANIPGAVPRVATDALSSATLPYALQIASKGIKKAAADNPMILKGINTFEGKLTEKSVADSLDLECTKFV; this comes from the coding sequence ATGCTTATCGGAATTCCAAAAGAAATTAAAGTTGAAGAACATCGAGTTGGGATGACACCAAGTGGCGTTCATGATTTAGTTAATGCTAATCATCAAGTTATTGTTGAGAAGGATGCTGGTTTTTATTCAGGTTACTTGGATAAAGAATATATTCAAGCAGGAGCCACGATCGGTACCGCTGAAGATGCGTGGGATACAGAAATGGTGATTAAGGTAAAGGAACCTTTAGCCTCAGAATACCATTATTTTAAGGCTGGTCAAATTATTTATACTTATCTTCATTTGGCGGCTAATCGAGAATTGGTTGACAGCTTAATTAAAAGTCAAGTGACAGGAGTTGCTTATGAGACGATGGAAGATCGTCATGGACATTTGCCATTATTATTTCCAATGAGTGAAATTGCAGGCCGGATGGCAGTGCAGGTGGGCTCACATTTTTTAGAACAAACATTTAAAGGGAAAGGCATCATTTTGTCAGGAGTTACTGGCGTCCAGCGAGGTAACGTGGTAATTATTGGTGCGGGGACCGTTGGTTTTAACGCGGCCAAGATCGCTGTCGGCATGGGAGCTAACGTGACAATTTTAGATATAAATGCGGATCGATTGGCCGAAGTTGACAATTTATTTGATGGAAAAATTCAGACTTTAATGTCTAATCCCCATAATATTGCCCAAGCAGTTAAATCAGCAGATTTAGTAATTGGAGCCGTTTTGATTCCCGGAGCAGTAGCCCCAAAATTAGTGACCGAAGAAATGATTGCTAATATGGAGAAGGGTTCAGTGGTTGTAGATATTCCAATCGATCAGGGAGGAATTTTTGAGACTTCTGTTCGGGCAACTACTCACGATGATCCAGTTTTTATTTCTCATGGAGTGATCCATTATGCAGTTGCTAATATTCCTGGTGCAGTGCCTCGGGTTGCCACTGATGCACTATCTAGCGCCACTTTACCCTATGCTTTACAGATTGCCAGTAAAGGAATTAAAAAAGCAGCTGCTGATAATCCGATGATTTTAAAAGGAATTAATACCTTTGAAGGTAAATTAACTGAAAAATCTGTCGCTGATAGTTTAGATTTAGAATGTACAAAATTTGTTTAA
- a CDS encoding 6-phospho-beta-glucosidase translates to MNNNGKLRDDFLWGGAVAAHQLEGGWQEGGKGVSVADVMTAGANGVARQITDGVQPGLYYPNHEGIDFYHRYPADIKLFAEMGFKCFRTSIAWTRIFPNGDETEPNEEGLKFYDDLFDECLKYQIEPVVTLAHFEMPYYLVTEYGGWRNRKLIKFFMNFAEVVFKRYHNKVKYWMTFNEINNQTDFSNPFAIMTDSGIRPEPNEDLEKTMYQASHYELVASAQAVKLGHSINPDFQIGSMIAMVPFYPATPKPADVMKAQRAMQARLWFEDVQSNGKYPNWLKQYQTNKGWNLDITAEDLKELEEGTVDYIGFSYYMSGCVEAKKDEPKSYRFLEESDRTTNEYVPASDWGWPVDPEGLRYTMNWLQDHYDKPQFIVENGFGAIDKVEANGEIHDQYRIDYLKEHIEQMKLAVSEDGVDLMGYTPWGCIDLISAGTGQMSKRYGFIYVDRDDEGNGSMERSKKDSFEWYRKVIESNGEVL, encoded by the coding sequence TTGAATAATAATGGAAAACTGAGAGATGATTTTTTATGGGGTGGAGCAGTTGCAGCTCATCAATTAGAAGGTGGATGGCAAGAAGGTGGCAAAGGAGTTAGTGTTGCAGATGTTATGACAGCTGGTGCTAACGGCGTAGCGCGTCAAATAACTGATGGCGTTCAGCCTGGCCTTTATTATCCTAATCACGAAGGAATTGATTTCTATCATCGGTATCCAGCGGATATCAAATTATTTGCCGAGATGGGCTTCAAATGCTTTAGGACCTCAATTGCTTGGACTAGAATTTTCCCGAATGGGGATGAAACAGAACCCAATGAAGAAGGATTAAAGTTTTACGATGATTTATTTGATGAATGTTTAAAATATCAGATTGAACCAGTTGTAACTCTTGCTCATTTTGAAATGCCTTATTATTTGGTAACGGAATATGGTGGTTGGCGGAATCGTAAATTGATCAAATTTTTCATGAATTTTGCCGAAGTTGTCTTTAAACGTTATCACAATAAAGTCAAATATTGGATGACTTTTAATGAGATTAATAACCAAACTGATTTTAGCAATCCGTTTGCAATCATGACAGACTCAGGGATTAGACCTGAACCAAATGAAGATTTGGAAAAGACGATGTATCAAGCTTCTCACTATGAATTAGTCGCAAGTGCTCAGGCCGTTAAACTCGGACATTCGATTAACCCAGATTTCCAGATTGGTTCAATGATTGCGATGGTTCCGTTTTATCCAGCGACTCCTAAGCCAGCTGACGTTATGAAAGCCCAACGAGCAATGCAGGCAAGACTTTGGTTTGAAGATGTTCAGTCAAACGGAAAGTATCCGAATTGGCTTAAACAATATCAGACTAACAAGGGCTGGAATTTAGATATTACGGCAGAAGATTTAAAAGAGCTCGAAGAAGGTACTGTCGATTATATCGGGTTTAGTTACTATATGTCTGGCTGTGTTGAAGCTAAAAAAGATGAGCCAAAAAGCTATCGTTTCCTTGAAGAATCTGATCGGACAACTAATGAGTATGTTCCAGCTTCTGATTGGGGTTGGCCTGTGGATCCAGAAGGATTGCGTTATACGATGAACTGGTTGCAAGATCATTATGACAAGCCTCAATTTATTGTTGAAAATGGCTTTGGCGCTATCGATAAAGTTGAAGCTAACGGCGAGATTCACGATCAATATCGGATTGACTATTTGAAAGAACATATTGAACAAATGAAATTAGCAGTATCAGAAGATGGAGTTGATTTGATGGGGTACACTCCTTGGGGTTGTATCGATTTAATTTCAGCTGGAACAGGCCAAATGTCCAAACGATATGGTTTTATTTACGTTGACCGTGATGATGAGGGCAACGGATCAATGGAACGCTCAAAGAAAGATTCCTTTGAATGGTATCGCAAGGTGATTGAATCTAATGGTGAAGTTCTTTAA